One part of the Anaerolineae bacterium genome encodes these proteins:
- the asnS gene encoding asparagine--tRNA ligase codes for MNKIISIQNIANHVGQAVTIQGWLYAKTGKGKIQFLQVRDGTGVIQTVLFKPNLPEEVFEAGKRLTQETAVVVQGTVKENQRAPGVPGGYEIDTTHLEVVQLAEEYPITPKEHGVEFLLENRHLWIRSRKQWALLRLRATVMRACRDWLDQHDYVEMTTPILTPAAGEGTSTLFEVDYFGDTVYLAQTGQLYNEANIYSFGKVYCFGPTFRAEKSKTRRHMTEFWMLEPEMAFCNLDGLMEMEEEFVSYIVQRCLAERANELNVLERDTKMLQKVIPPFPRVSYDEAVERIEKICAETDDPELKNLLALEWGQDFGSPHETELTKQFDQPIFIYGFPSQAKAFYMEPWPDRPEVCKSVDMLAPEGYGEITGGSERISDPDLLLKRIHEENLPAEAFTWYLDLRRYGSVPHSGFGLGIERTVAWIAGIHHIRETNPFPRTLGRVYP; via the coding sequence TTGAACAAAATTATATCCATCCAAAACATTGCCAACCACGTTGGCCAGGCAGTGACCATTCAAGGCTGGCTCTATGCTAAAACCGGCAAGGGCAAAATTCAGTTTCTCCAGGTGCGCGACGGCACGGGCGTTATCCAAACCGTGCTTTTTAAACCAAATTTGCCGGAAGAAGTTTTTGAGGCAGGCAAACGGCTCACCCAGGAAACGGCGGTAGTAGTGCAGGGCACGGTTAAAGAAAACCAACGAGCGCCGGGCGTGCCGGGCGGTTATGAAATTGACACCACCCACCTGGAAGTAGTGCAGCTTGCCGAGGAGTATCCCATTACGCCCAAAGAACATGGCGTAGAATTTTTGCTGGAAAATCGCCACCTCTGGATTCGCAGCCGCAAGCAGTGGGCTTTATTGCGGCTGCGGGCTACCGTGATGCGGGCGTGCCGGGATTGGCTGGATCAACACGACTACGTTGAAATGACCACCCCCATCCTCACCCCTGCTGCCGGCGAGGGCACCAGCACCCTGTTTGAAGTGGACTATTTTGGCGATACCGTTTACCTGGCTCAAACGGGTCAACTTTATAACGAAGCCAATATCTACTCCTTTGGCAAAGTATACTGTTTTGGCCCCACCTTCCGGGCCGAAAAAAGCAAAACCCGGCGCCACATGACCGAGTTTTGGATGCTGGAGCCCGAAATGGCCTTTTGCAACCTGGACGGATTAATGGAGATGGAAGAGGAGTTTGTGAGTTATATTGTGCAGCGCTGCCTGGCAGAACGGGCCAATGAGCTAAACGTGTTGGAACGAGACACCAAGATGTTGCAAAAAGTCATCCCCCCCTTTCCGCGCGTTTCCTATGATGAAGCCGTCGAACGCATTGAAAAAATTTGCGCTGAAACGGACGACCCGGAATTAAAAAACTTGCTGGCCCTGGAGTGGGGCCAGGATTTTGGCAGTCCTCATGAAACAGAATTGACCAAACAATTTGACCAGCCTATCTTTATTTACGGCTTTCCCTCTCAGGCTAAAGCCTTTTACATGGAACCATGGCCGGATCGCCCGGAGGTGTGCAAAAGCGTGGACATGCTTGCGCCCGAAGGCTACGGCGAAATCACCGGCGGCAGCGAGCGCATCAGCGACCCGGATTTGCTGCTCAAACGCATCCATGAAGAAAATCTACCGGCCGAAGCTTTCACCTGGTATCTTGACCTGCGGCGCTACGGCAGCGTGCCCCACAGCGGCTTTGGCCTGGGCATCGAACGGACTGTTGCCTGGATTGCGGGCATCCACCACATCCGCGAGACCAATCCCTTCCCCCGCACCCTGGGCCGGGTTTATCCGTAA
- a CDS encoding SRPBCC family protein → MPRIEESIDLTVNRADVFKFCHDIERRPEWDEQVAHVELLTPRPIRQGTLLRLDSKGGAVFTWDAEYAAYQFPSSSRMRVIDAAASSPFGRGSEASWEFEAAGGGTRLTWVWDYRPNGIIARIMDILGRRSATRRAMKNSLAKLKKMVESGRRAGW, encoded by the coding sequence ATGCCCCGTATTGAAGAAAGCATTGACCTTACTGTAAACCGGGCCGACGTGTTCAAATTTTGTCACGACATTGAGCGCCGGCCTGAATGGGATGAGCAAGTGGCCCACGTAGAACTGTTGACCCCCCGCCCTATTCGCCAGGGCACGCTTCTGCGCCTTGACTCAAAGGGCGGCGCCGTTTTCACCTGGGATGCCGAATATGCGGCTTACCAGTTCCCATCATCTTCCAGGATGCGGGTAATTGATGCTGCCGCCAGTAGTCCCTTTGGCCGGGGGAGTGAAGCCAGTTGGGAGTTTGAAGCGGCGGGTGGGGGAACTCGCCTGACCTGGGTTTGGGATTACCGGCCCAATGGCATTATCGCCCGGATTATGGATATTTTGGGCCGGCGCTCTGCCACGCGCCGGGCCATGAAAAACAGCCTGGCCAAGCTCAAAAAAATGGTTGAATCGGGCCGGCGCGCCGGTTGGTAA